A genomic segment from Spinacia oleracea cultivar Varoflay chromosome 3, BTI_SOV_V1, whole genome shotgun sequence encodes:
- the LOC130469952 gene encoding uncharacterized protein has product MLKLMTKLPGAPTPVETKPIDGYAASSFCEAIARVTVPHQLRLPTWTTLYDGTSDPYRHVNVYKHQMWQIDIPYDLVEPVMCKSFGGTLDGAALEWLMNITPGSIYCLSDPINAFYQQFASSRQLEKQTSDLYRTAIEAFKRGLIPNSELYREITKYPYATFEEVRLRATAQMRIEDDGIMRMASQRPAGGSSDRRSYTPRNNNWRHQPYNRQNQVQNVNQYDDTNNVYRNERADHPNISEYGFNVDIGGVVNALQNVGGTVRWPRKSDRPDSMKDMSKWCDFHRDNGHKTEECISLKKLVAFLLKRGHLKELLSDKGKETFNKEHTAQPDPTTSSDLPDPPTFNKVVNVISGGSTK; this is encoded by the exons ATGCTGAAGCTGATGACCAAGCTGCCAGGGGCACCCACACCTGTGGAAACGAAACCAATCGACGGGTATGCAGCGTCGTCATTCTGTGAGGCGATCGCCAGGGTGACGGTCCCGCACCAGCTCCGACTCCCTACCTGGACCACCTTGTATGACGGAACGTCCGACCCATACAGACACGTCAACGTCTACAAACATCAAATGTGGCAGATCGACATCCCCTATGACCTGGTCGAACCCGTCATGTGCAAATCGTTCGGAGGAACCCTCGACGGAGCAGCTCTGGAATGGCTCATGAACATCACCCCTGGATCCATCTACTGCCTGTCCGACCCCATCAACGCCTTCTACCAGCAATTTGCCAGCAGTCGCCAGTTGGAGAAACAAACGAGTGACCTCTATCG GACAGCCATCGAAGCATTCAAAAGAGGTCTCATCCCCAACTCGGAATTGTACCGGGAGATAACCAAATATCCCTACGCAACCTTCGAGGAGGTCAGATTGAGAGCCACTGCCCAGATGCGGATTGAAGACGACGGGATTATGCGGATGGCTTCTCAGCGACCAGCAGGGGGCAGCAGCGACAGGCGGTCGTACACCCCAAGGAACAACAACTGGCGACACCAGCCGTACAACCGCCAGAACCAGGTACAAAATGTCAATCAATATGATGATACTAACAATGTTTACAGGAATGAACGGGCCGATCACCCCAACATCTCTGAATACGGCTTCAACGTCGACATCGGAGGCGTAGTGAACGCCCTTCAAAATGTAGGTGGAACAGTCAGGTGGCCCCGGAAAAGTGACAGACCAGATTCCATGAAAGACATGAGCAAATGGTGCGATTTCCACCGCGACAACGGTCACAAAACCGAGGAGTGCATCTCCCTCAAAAAGTTGGTCGCATTCCTCCTAAAACGGGGGCATTTGAAGGAACTGCTGAGCGACAAAGGGAAGGAGACATTCAACAAGGAACATACCGCCCAACCCGACCCGACAACGAGCAGCGACCTACCAGACCCACCTACGTTCAACAAAGTGGTAAATGTTATTTCTGGtggatccacaaaatga